One window from the genome of Bubalus kerabau isolate K-KA32 ecotype Philippines breed swamp buffalo chromosome 17, PCC_UOA_SB_1v2, whole genome shotgun sequence encodes:
- the LOC129632464 gene encoding zinc finger protein 160-like isoform X1, with protein MCSKTREAGLRSPGIAATQLTIKDVDIKFTPEEWECLDPAQRALYWDVMVETYRNLLSVGLSRIHMTKKLQAKGNSGKGEILQRVMFGRAETYETKDYFLRKIQETVHGFESLWTAAERNDKGMSISHNRNLTGGRDHQSRNDVGDKPIEMHKSSFHDELQMLQSEETLFECSQVVMNINSSASGLPPQRTCSVHKGISHKHESAVMHSSELAPDQESHKKKSYKCNECDIMFLQDSELTRHQRIHTGRKPYKGDVCGKALNDNVSLAVHQRNHTGVKPYTCDVCGKAFTRRESCALHQILHTGEKPYKCDVCGKAFTYKKSHALHQTLHTGEKPYKCDVCGKTFTRKESRAVHQILHTGEKPYKCEVCGHGYTRSTHLAIHQRVHTREKPYTCDVCGKAFSVNGSLTYHRKIHSGQKPYKCDVCGKAFSVNGSFTYHRKIHTGEKPYKCDVCGKAFKVNGSLTSHRKIHSGEKPYKCDVCGKAFSVNGSFTSHRKIHSGEKPYKCDVCGKAFSVNGSLTYHQRIHTGEKPYKCDCGKAFSFSASLAVHRRIHTGEKPYKCDVCGKAFSVNGSFTYHQKIHTGEKPYKCDVCGKAFSVNGRLKSHRNIHTGEKPYKCDVCGKAFSVNGRLTYHRKIHTGEKPDKCDVCGKAFKVNGSLTYHRKIHSGQKPYKCDVCGKAFSVNGSLTYHRKIHTGEKPYKCDVCGKAFKVNGSLTSHRKIHSGQKPYKCDVCGKAFSFNASLAVHRRIHTGEKPYKCVVCGKAFRQTASFAVHRRIHSGEKLKG; from the exons ATGTGctcaaaaacaagagaagccGGATTGAGAAGTCCGGGCATTGCAGCC ACACAGTTGACCATCAAGGATGTGGACATCAAGTTCACTCCAGAGGAGTGGGAATGCCTGGACCCTGCTCAGAGGGCCTTGTACTGGGACGTGATGGTGGAGACCTACAGGAACTTGCTGTCTGTGG GTTTGTCTCGTATACATATGACCAAGAAATTACAAGCAAAAGGAAACAGTGGGAAAGGAGAAATTTTGCAAAGAGTGATGTTTGGAAGAGCTGAAACCTATGAAACCAAAGATTATTTCCTCAGGAAGATACAGGAAACTGTGCATGGTTTTGAGAGTCTCTGGACAGCTGCTGAAAGAAATGACAAAGGAATGTCTATATCCCATAACAGAAACCTCACTGGTGGAAGAGATCATCAGAGTAGAAATGATGTAGGAGATAAGCCTATTGAAATGCACAAATCAAGCTTTCATGATGAATTGCAGATGCTTCAGTCTGAAGAGACACTTTTTGAATGTAGTCAAGTTGTGATGAATATCAACAGTAGTGCCTCAGGTTTGCCACCTCAGAGAACATGTAGTGTCCATAAAGGCATTTCTCATAAACATGAGAGTGCTGTTATGCATTCCTCGGAACTGGCACCAGACCAGGAATCACACAAGAAAAAATCTTACAAATGTAATGAGTGTGATATAATGTTTCTTCAGGACTCAGAACTCACTAGACATCAAAGAATCCATACAGGAAGAAAACCATATAAAGGTGACGTGTGTGGCAAGGCCCTTAATGATAATGTGAGCCTTGCAGTTCATCAGAGAAATCATACTGGAGTGAAGCCATATacatgtgatgtgtgtggaaagGCCTTTACTCGCAGAGAAAGCTGTGCACTTCATCAGAtccttcatactggagagaaaccatataaatgtgatgtgtgtggaaagGCCTTTACTTACAAAAAAAGCCATGCACTTCATCAGAcccttcatactggagagaaaccatataaatgtgatgtgtgtggaaagACTTTTACTCGCAAAGAAAGCCGTGCAGTTCATCAGAtccttcatactggagagaaaccatataaatgtgaagTATGTGGCCATGGCTATACTCGAAGCACACATCTTGCAATTCATCAGAGGGTTCATACCAGAGAGAAACCATATACGtgtgatgtatgtggcaaggcctttagtgTAAATGGAAGCCTTACATATCATCGGAAAATTCATTCTGgacagaaaccatataaatgtgatgtatgtggcaaggcctttagtgTAAATGGAAGCTTTACATATCATCggaaaattcatactggagagaaaccatataaatgtgatgtatgtggtaAGGCCTTTAAGGTAAATGGAAGCCTTACATCTCATCGGAAAATTCATTCTGGAgaaaaaccatataaatgtgatgtatgtggcaaggcctttagtgTAAATGGAAGCTTTACATCTCATCGGAAAATTCattctggagagaaaccatataaatgtgatgtatgtggcaaggcctttagtgTAAATGGAAGCCTTACATATCATcaaagaattcatactggagagaaaccatataaatgtgattgtGGTAAGGCCTTTAGTTTCAGTGCAAGCCTTGCAGTTCATcgaagaattcatactggagagaaaccatataaatgtgatgtatgtggtaAGGCCTTTAGTGTAAATGGAAGCTTTACATAtcatcagaaaattcatactggagagaaaccatataaatgtgatgtatgtggtaAGGCCTTTAGTGTAAATGGAAGACTTAAATCTCATCGGAatattcatactggagagaaaccatataaatgtgatgtatgtggtaAGGCCTTTAGTGTAAATGGACGCCTTACATATCATCggaaaattcatactggagagaaaccagataaatgtgatgtatgtggtaAGGCCTTTAAGGTAAATGGAAGCCTTACATATCATCGGAAAATTCATTCTGgacagaaaccatataaatgtgatgtatgtggtaAGGCCTTTAGTGTAAATGGAAGCCTTACATATCATCgaaaaattcatactggagagaaaccatataaatgtgatgtatgtggtaAGGCCTTTAAGGTAAATGGAAGCCTTACATCTCATCGGAAAATTCATTCTGgacagaaaccatataaatgtgatgtatgtggcaaggcctttagttTCAATGCAAGCCTTGCAGTTCATcgaagaattcatactggagagaaaccatataagtGTGTTGTGTGTGGAAAGGCCTTTAGACAAACTGCATCCTTTGCAGTTCATCGAAGAATTCATTCTGGAGAGAAGCTGAAAGGGTAA
- the LOC129632464 gene encoding zinc finger protein 160-like isoform X3 — translation MPLCLSRIHMTKKLQAKGNSGKGEILQRVMFGRAETYETKDYFLRKIQETVHGFESLWTAAERNDKGMSISHNRNLTGGRDHQSRNDVGDKPIEMHKSSFHDELQMLQSEETLFECSQVVMNINSSASGLPPQRTCSVHKGISHKHESAVMHSSELAPDQESHKKKSYKCNECDIMFLQDSELTRHQRIHTGRKPYKGDVCGKALNDNVSLAVHQRNHTGVKPYTCDVCGKAFTRRESCALHQILHTGEKPYKCDVCGKAFTYKKSHALHQTLHTGEKPYKCDVCGKTFTRKESRAVHQILHTGEKPYKCEVCGHGYTRSTHLAIHQRVHTREKPYTCDVCGKAFSVNGSLTYHRKIHSGQKPYKCDVCGKAFSVNGSFTYHRKIHTGEKPYKCDVCGKAFKVNGSLTSHRKIHSGEKPYKCDVCGKAFSVNGSFTSHRKIHSGEKPYKCDVCGKAFSVNGSLTYHQRIHTGEKPYKCDCGKAFSFSASLAVHRRIHTGEKPYKCDVCGKAFSVNGSFTYHQKIHTGEKPYKCDVCGKAFSVNGRLKSHRNIHTGEKPYKCDVCGKAFSVNGRLTYHRKIHTGEKPDKCDVCGKAFKVNGSLTYHRKIHSGQKPYKCDVCGKAFSVNGSLTYHRKIHTGEKPYKCDVCGKAFKVNGSLTSHRKIHSGQKPYKCDVCGKAFSFNASLAVHRRIHTGEKPYKCVVCGKAFRQTASFAVHRRIHSGEKLKG, via the exons ATGCCACTCT GTTTGTCTCGTATACATATGACCAAGAAATTACAAGCAAAAGGAAACAGTGGGAAAGGAGAAATTTTGCAAAGAGTGATGTTTGGAAGAGCTGAAACCTATGAAACCAAAGATTATTTCCTCAGGAAGATACAGGAAACTGTGCATGGTTTTGAGAGTCTCTGGACAGCTGCTGAAAGAAATGACAAAGGAATGTCTATATCCCATAACAGAAACCTCACTGGTGGAAGAGATCATCAGAGTAGAAATGATGTAGGAGATAAGCCTATTGAAATGCACAAATCAAGCTTTCATGATGAATTGCAGATGCTTCAGTCTGAAGAGACACTTTTTGAATGTAGTCAAGTTGTGATGAATATCAACAGTAGTGCCTCAGGTTTGCCACCTCAGAGAACATGTAGTGTCCATAAAGGCATTTCTCATAAACATGAGAGTGCTGTTATGCATTCCTCGGAACTGGCACCAGACCAGGAATCACACAAGAAAAAATCTTACAAATGTAATGAGTGTGATATAATGTTTCTTCAGGACTCAGAACTCACTAGACATCAAAGAATCCATACAGGAAGAAAACCATATAAAGGTGACGTGTGTGGCAAGGCCCTTAATGATAATGTGAGCCTTGCAGTTCATCAGAGAAATCATACTGGAGTGAAGCCATATacatgtgatgtgtgtggaaagGCCTTTACTCGCAGAGAAAGCTGTGCACTTCATCAGAtccttcatactggagagaaaccatataaatgtgatgtgtgtggaaagGCCTTTACTTACAAAAAAAGCCATGCACTTCATCAGAcccttcatactggagagaaaccatataaatgtgatgtgtgtggaaagACTTTTACTCGCAAAGAAAGCCGTGCAGTTCATCAGAtccttcatactggagagaaaccatataaatgtgaagTATGTGGCCATGGCTATACTCGAAGCACACATCTTGCAATTCATCAGAGGGTTCATACCAGAGAGAAACCATATACGtgtgatgtatgtggcaaggcctttagtgTAAATGGAAGCCTTACATATCATCGGAAAATTCATTCTGgacagaaaccatataaatgtgatgtatgtggcaaggcctttagtgTAAATGGAAGCTTTACATATCATCggaaaattcatactggagagaaaccatataaatgtgatgtatgtggtaAGGCCTTTAAGGTAAATGGAAGCCTTACATCTCATCGGAAAATTCATTCTGGAgaaaaaccatataaatgtgatgtatgtggcaaggcctttagtgTAAATGGAAGCTTTACATCTCATCGGAAAATTCattctggagagaaaccatataaatgtgatgtatgtggcaaggcctttagtgTAAATGGAAGCCTTACATATCATcaaagaattcatactggagagaaaccatataaatgtgattgtGGTAAGGCCTTTAGTTTCAGTGCAAGCCTTGCAGTTCATcgaagaattcatactggagagaaaccatataaatgtgatgtatgtggtaAGGCCTTTAGTGTAAATGGAAGCTTTACATAtcatcagaaaattcatactggagagaaaccatataaatgtgatgtatgtggtaAGGCCTTTAGTGTAAATGGAAGACTTAAATCTCATCGGAatattcatactggagagaaaccatataaatgtgatgtatgtggtaAGGCCTTTAGTGTAAATGGACGCCTTACATATCATCggaaaattcatactggagagaaaccagataaatgtgatgtatgtggtaAGGCCTTTAAGGTAAATGGAAGCCTTACATATCATCGGAAAATTCATTCTGgacagaaaccatataaatgtgatgtatgtggtaAGGCCTTTAGTGTAAATGGAAGCCTTACATATCATCgaaaaattcatactggagagaaaccatataaatgtgatgtatgtggtaAGGCCTTTAAGGTAAATGGAAGCCTTACATCTCATCGGAAAATTCATTCTGgacagaaaccatataaatgtgatgtatgtggcaaggcctttagttTCAATGCAAGCCTTGCAGTTCATcgaagaattcatactggagagaaaccatataagtGTGTTGTGTGTGGAAAGGCCTTTAGACAAACTGCATCCTTTGCAGTTCATCGAAGAATTCATTCTGGAGAGAAGCTGAAAGGGTAA
- the LOC129632464 gene encoding zinc finger protein 160-like isoform X2, with translation MALSQTQLTIKDVDIKFTPEEWECLDPAQRALYWDVMVETYRNLLSVGLSRIHMTKKLQAKGNSGKGEILQRVMFGRAETYETKDYFLRKIQETVHGFESLWTAAERNDKGMSISHNRNLTGGRDHQSRNDVGDKPIEMHKSSFHDELQMLQSEETLFECSQVVMNINSSASGLPPQRTCSVHKGISHKHESAVMHSSELAPDQESHKKKSYKCNECDIMFLQDSELTRHQRIHTGRKPYKGDVCGKALNDNVSLAVHQRNHTGVKPYTCDVCGKAFTRRESCALHQILHTGEKPYKCDVCGKAFTYKKSHALHQTLHTGEKPYKCDVCGKTFTRKESRAVHQILHTGEKPYKCEVCGHGYTRSTHLAIHQRVHTREKPYTCDVCGKAFSVNGSLTYHRKIHSGQKPYKCDVCGKAFSVNGSFTYHRKIHTGEKPYKCDVCGKAFKVNGSLTSHRKIHSGEKPYKCDVCGKAFSVNGSFTSHRKIHSGEKPYKCDVCGKAFSVNGSLTYHQRIHTGEKPYKCDCGKAFSFSASLAVHRRIHTGEKPYKCDVCGKAFSVNGSFTYHQKIHTGEKPYKCDVCGKAFSVNGRLKSHRNIHTGEKPYKCDVCGKAFSVNGRLTYHRKIHTGEKPDKCDVCGKAFKVNGSLTYHRKIHSGQKPYKCDVCGKAFSVNGSLTYHRKIHTGEKPYKCDVCGKAFKVNGSLTSHRKIHSGQKPYKCDVCGKAFSFNASLAVHRRIHTGEKPYKCVVCGKAFRQTASFAVHRRIHSGEKLKG, from the exons ATGGCTCTTTCTCAG ACACAGTTGACCATCAAGGATGTGGACATCAAGTTCACTCCAGAGGAGTGGGAATGCCTGGACCCTGCTCAGAGGGCCTTGTACTGGGACGTGATGGTGGAGACCTACAGGAACTTGCTGTCTGTGG GTTTGTCTCGTATACATATGACCAAGAAATTACAAGCAAAAGGAAACAGTGGGAAAGGAGAAATTTTGCAAAGAGTGATGTTTGGAAGAGCTGAAACCTATGAAACCAAAGATTATTTCCTCAGGAAGATACAGGAAACTGTGCATGGTTTTGAGAGTCTCTGGACAGCTGCTGAAAGAAATGACAAAGGAATGTCTATATCCCATAACAGAAACCTCACTGGTGGAAGAGATCATCAGAGTAGAAATGATGTAGGAGATAAGCCTATTGAAATGCACAAATCAAGCTTTCATGATGAATTGCAGATGCTTCAGTCTGAAGAGACACTTTTTGAATGTAGTCAAGTTGTGATGAATATCAACAGTAGTGCCTCAGGTTTGCCACCTCAGAGAACATGTAGTGTCCATAAAGGCATTTCTCATAAACATGAGAGTGCTGTTATGCATTCCTCGGAACTGGCACCAGACCAGGAATCACACAAGAAAAAATCTTACAAATGTAATGAGTGTGATATAATGTTTCTTCAGGACTCAGAACTCACTAGACATCAAAGAATCCATACAGGAAGAAAACCATATAAAGGTGACGTGTGTGGCAAGGCCCTTAATGATAATGTGAGCCTTGCAGTTCATCAGAGAAATCATACTGGAGTGAAGCCATATacatgtgatgtgtgtggaaagGCCTTTACTCGCAGAGAAAGCTGTGCACTTCATCAGAtccttcatactggagagaaaccatataaatgtgatgtgtgtggaaagGCCTTTACTTACAAAAAAAGCCATGCACTTCATCAGAcccttcatactggagagaaaccatataaatgtgatgtgtgtggaaagACTTTTACTCGCAAAGAAAGCCGTGCAGTTCATCAGAtccttcatactggagagaaaccatataaatgtgaagTATGTGGCCATGGCTATACTCGAAGCACACATCTTGCAATTCATCAGAGGGTTCATACCAGAGAGAAACCATATACGtgtgatgtatgtggcaaggcctttagtgTAAATGGAAGCCTTACATATCATCGGAAAATTCATTCTGgacagaaaccatataaatgtgatgtatgtggcaaggcctttagtgTAAATGGAAGCTTTACATATCATCggaaaattcatactggagagaaaccatataaatgtgatgtatgtggtaAGGCCTTTAAGGTAAATGGAAGCCTTACATCTCATCGGAAAATTCATTCTGGAgaaaaaccatataaatgtgatgtatgtggcaaggcctttagtgTAAATGGAAGCTTTACATCTCATCGGAAAATTCattctggagagaaaccatataaatgtgatgtatgtggcaaggcctttagtgTAAATGGAAGCCTTACATATCATcaaagaattcatactggagagaaaccatataaatgtgattgtGGTAAGGCCTTTAGTTTCAGTGCAAGCCTTGCAGTTCATcgaagaattcatactggagagaaaccatataaatgtgatgtatgtggtaAGGCCTTTAGTGTAAATGGAAGCTTTACATAtcatcagaaaattcatactggagagaaaccatataaatgtgatgtatgtggtaAGGCCTTTAGTGTAAATGGAAGACTTAAATCTCATCGGAatattcatactggagagaaaccatataaatgtgatgtatgtggtaAGGCCTTTAGTGTAAATGGACGCCTTACATATCATCggaaaattcatactggagagaaaccagataaatgtgatgtatgtggtaAGGCCTTTAAGGTAAATGGAAGCCTTACATATCATCGGAAAATTCATTCTGgacagaaaccatataaatgtgatgtatgtggtaAGGCCTTTAGTGTAAATGGAAGCCTTACATATCATCgaaaaattcatactggagagaaaccatataaatgtgatgtatgtggtaAGGCCTTTAAGGTAAATGGAAGCCTTACATCTCATCGGAAAATTCATTCTGgacagaaaccatataaatgtgatgtatgtggcaaggcctttagttTCAATGCAAGCCTTGCAGTTCATcgaagaattcatactggagagaaaccatataagtGTGTTGTGTGTGGAAAGGCCTTTAGACAAACTGCATCCTTTGCAGTTCATCGAAGAATTCATTCTGGAGAGAAGCTGAAAGGGTAA
- the LOC129632464 gene encoding zinc finger protein 160-like isoform X4, which yields MTKKLQAKGNSGKGEILQRVMFGRAETYETKDYFLRKIQETVHGFESLWTAAERNDKGMSISHNRNLTGGRDHQSRNDVGDKPIEMHKSSFHDELQMLQSEETLFECSQVVMNINSSASGLPPQRTCSVHKGISHKHESAVMHSSELAPDQESHKKKSYKCNECDIMFLQDSELTRHQRIHTGRKPYKGDVCGKALNDNVSLAVHQRNHTGVKPYTCDVCGKAFTRRESCALHQILHTGEKPYKCDVCGKAFTYKKSHALHQTLHTGEKPYKCDVCGKTFTRKESRAVHQILHTGEKPYKCEVCGHGYTRSTHLAIHQRVHTREKPYTCDVCGKAFSVNGSLTYHRKIHSGQKPYKCDVCGKAFSVNGSFTYHRKIHTGEKPYKCDVCGKAFKVNGSLTSHRKIHSGEKPYKCDVCGKAFSVNGSFTSHRKIHSGEKPYKCDVCGKAFSVNGSLTYHQRIHTGEKPYKCDCGKAFSFSASLAVHRRIHTGEKPYKCDVCGKAFSVNGSFTYHQKIHTGEKPYKCDVCGKAFSVNGRLKSHRNIHTGEKPYKCDVCGKAFSVNGRLTYHRKIHTGEKPDKCDVCGKAFKVNGSLTYHRKIHSGQKPYKCDVCGKAFSVNGSLTYHRKIHTGEKPYKCDVCGKAFKVNGSLTSHRKIHSGQKPYKCDVCGKAFSFNASLAVHRRIHTGEKPYKCVVCGKAFRQTASFAVHRRIHSGEKLKG from the coding sequence ATGACCAAGAAATTACAAGCAAAAGGAAACAGTGGGAAAGGAGAAATTTTGCAAAGAGTGATGTTTGGAAGAGCTGAAACCTATGAAACCAAAGATTATTTCCTCAGGAAGATACAGGAAACTGTGCATGGTTTTGAGAGTCTCTGGACAGCTGCTGAAAGAAATGACAAAGGAATGTCTATATCCCATAACAGAAACCTCACTGGTGGAAGAGATCATCAGAGTAGAAATGATGTAGGAGATAAGCCTATTGAAATGCACAAATCAAGCTTTCATGATGAATTGCAGATGCTTCAGTCTGAAGAGACACTTTTTGAATGTAGTCAAGTTGTGATGAATATCAACAGTAGTGCCTCAGGTTTGCCACCTCAGAGAACATGTAGTGTCCATAAAGGCATTTCTCATAAACATGAGAGTGCTGTTATGCATTCCTCGGAACTGGCACCAGACCAGGAATCACACAAGAAAAAATCTTACAAATGTAATGAGTGTGATATAATGTTTCTTCAGGACTCAGAACTCACTAGACATCAAAGAATCCATACAGGAAGAAAACCATATAAAGGTGACGTGTGTGGCAAGGCCCTTAATGATAATGTGAGCCTTGCAGTTCATCAGAGAAATCATACTGGAGTGAAGCCATATacatgtgatgtgtgtggaaagGCCTTTACTCGCAGAGAAAGCTGTGCACTTCATCAGAtccttcatactggagagaaaccatataaatgtgatgtgtgtggaaagGCCTTTACTTACAAAAAAAGCCATGCACTTCATCAGAcccttcatactggagagaaaccatataaatgtgatgtgtgtggaaagACTTTTACTCGCAAAGAAAGCCGTGCAGTTCATCAGAtccttcatactggagagaaaccatataaatgtgaagTATGTGGCCATGGCTATACTCGAAGCACACATCTTGCAATTCATCAGAGGGTTCATACCAGAGAGAAACCATATACGtgtgatgtatgtggcaaggcctttagtgTAAATGGAAGCCTTACATATCATCGGAAAATTCATTCTGgacagaaaccatataaatgtgatgtatgtggcaaggcctttagtgTAAATGGAAGCTTTACATATCATCggaaaattcatactggagagaaaccatataaatgtgatgtatgtggtaAGGCCTTTAAGGTAAATGGAAGCCTTACATCTCATCGGAAAATTCATTCTGGAgaaaaaccatataaatgtgatgtatgtggcaaggcctttagtgTAAATGGAAGCTTTACATCTCATCGGAAAATTCattctggagagaaaccatataaatgtgatgtatgtggcaaggcctttagtgTAAATGGAAGCCTTACATATCATcaaagaattcatactggagagaaaccatataaatgtgattgtGGTAAGGCCTTTAGTTTCAGTGCAAGCCTTGCAGTTCATcgaagaattcatactggagagaaaccatataaatgtgatgtatgtggtaAGGCCTTTAGTGTAAATGGAAGCTTTACATAtcatcagaaaattcatactggagagaaaccatataaatgtgatgtatgtggtaAGGCCTTTAGTGTAAATGGAAGACTTAAATCTCATCGGAatattcatactggagagaaaccatataaatgtgatgtatgtggtaAGGCCTTTAGTGTAAATGGACGCCTTACATATCATCggaaaattcatactggagagaaaccagataaatgtgatgtatgtggtaAGGCCTTTAAGGTAAATGGAAGCCTTACATATCATCGGAAAATTCATTCTGgacagaaaccatataaatgtgatgtatgtggtaAGGCCTTTAGTGTAAATGGAAGCCTTACATATCATCgaaaaattcatactggagagaaaccatataaatgtgatgtatgtggtaAGGCCTTTAAGGTAAATGGAAGCCTTACATCTCATCGGAAAATTCATTCTGgacagaaaccatataaatgtgatgtatgtggcaaggcctttagttTCAATGCAAGCCTTGCAGTTCATcgaagaattcatactggagagaaaccatataagtGTGTTGTGTGTGGAAAGGCCTTTAGACAAACTGCATCCTTTGCAGTTCATCGAAGAATTCATTCTGGAGAGAAGCTGAAAGGGTAA
- the LOC129632464 gene encoding uncharacterized protein LOC129632464 isoform X5, which translates to MLVGLLLTNDPLTARPGLLAGQLFVCACAHRDSRGSGERRVEVPAPHSCYLRKPRRGGRGKNRSQAWLFLRFVSYTYDQEITSKRKQWERRNFAKSDVWKS; encoded by the exons ATGCTGGTCGGGCTTCTCCTCACCAACGACCCCCTGACGGCCCGACCCGGCCTGCTGGCCGGTCAGCTATTTGTCTGCGCTTGCGCGCACCGTGACTCACGCGGAAGCGGAGAGCGGAGAGTGGAGGTCCCAGCGCCGC ACTCGTGTTACTTGAGGAAgcccagaagaggaggaagaggaaagaatagGAGTCAGGCATGGCTCTTTCTCAG GTTTGTCTCGTATACATATGACCAAGAAATTACAAGCAAAAGGAAACAGTGGGAAAGGAGAAATTTTGCAAAGAGTGATGTTTGGAAGAGCTGA